The Prosthecodimorpha staleyi genome has a window encoding:
- the mutL gene encoding DNA mismatch repair endonuclease MutL, with the protein MSSAPSVVRQLSDDTINRIAAGEVIERPASVVKELVENAVDAGAGRVEIVTAGGGKTLIRVTDDGSGMSRDDLALAVERHCTSKLRADDLLDIHTLGFRGEALPSIGAVSRLAIATRHAGEPHGWEITLEGGLKGEPRPAGLARGTRVEVRDLFFSTPARLKFLKTERAEAAAITEVVKRLALARPDVRFSLSGADRTALDLPVARGTDARLVRIAQVVGADFPDNAVPIDAEREGVELIGYAGLPTYHRAASTWQYLMVNGRPVRDRQLFGALRGAYQDLMRSDRHPVVVLDIRLDPHEVDVNVHPTKADVRFREQGLVRGLVVGAIREAMARAGHRASTTVGAATLAAFRTGLGPDAAPPAGHHQAATAPRGFGRPESPGAAAGRPSSYGRDPLRPSGGVSREAWDWRVSPFRPDPMDRAQDPADGDPGLPERDPALHEPQGGAPLPGFGEAAQAGFAPGFGVSADIRSADPAIDAERAARPLGAARAQLHENYIVAQTRDGFILVDAHAAHERLTYERLKRQRAETGIARQMLLVPEIVELPEEDAGRLADHAAALAEAGLVIEPFGPVAIAVRETPALFKRLDIAGLVRDIADDLADRDASSRLDERINHILSTMACHGSVRTGRRLRPEEMDALLREMEATPNSGQCNHGRPTWVELKLTDIERLFGRS; encoded by the coding sequence ATGTCGTCTGCGCCGTCCGTCGTCCGCCAGCTTTCCGACGATACGATCAACCGCATCGCCGCCGGCGAGGTGATCGAGCGGCCGGCGAGCGTGGTCAAGGAACTGGTCGAGAATGCCGTCGATGCCGGCGCCGGGCGGGTCGAGATCGTCACGGCGGGCGGCGGCAAGACCCTGATCCGGGTGACCGACGACGGTTCGGGCATGAGCCGCGACGATCTCGCGCTGGCGGTCGAGCGGCACTGCACTTCGAAACTGCGCGCCGACGACCTGCTCGACATCCACACGCTCGGCTTCCGCGGCGAGGCGCTGCCGTCGATCGGCGCGGTGTCGCGGCTTGCCATCGCGACCCGGCACGCCGGCGAACCGCACGGCTGGGAGATCACGCTCGAAGGTGGGCTGAAGGGCGAGCCGCGCCCGGCCGGCCTCGCCCGCGGCACGCGCGTGGAAGTGCGCGACCTGTTCTTCTCGACGCCGGCGCGGCTCAAATTCCTGAAGACCGAGCGCGCCGAGGCGGCGGCGATCACCGAGGTGGTCAAGCGGCTGGCACTGGCCCGGCCGGACGTGCGCTTCTCGCTGTCCGGCGCCGACCGCACCGCGCTGGACCTGCCGGTGGCGCGCGGCACGGACGCCCGGCTGGTCCGCATCGCCCAGGTGGTCGGCGCGGATTTCCCCGACAATGCGGTGCCGATCGATGCCGAACGCGAGGGCGTCGAACTGATCGGCTATGCCGGCCTGCCGACCTATCATCGCGCCGCCTCGACCTGGCAATATCTGATGGTCAACGGCCGTCCGGTGCGCGATCGGCAGCTGTTCGGCGCCCTGCGCGGCGCCTACCAGGACCTGATGCGTTCGGACCGCCACCCGGTCGTGGTGCTCGACATCCGGCTCGACCCGCACGAGGTCGACGTCAACGTGCATCCGACCAAGGCCGACGTGCGCTTCCGCGAACAGGGCCTGGTGCGCGGACTGGTGGTCGGCGCGATCCGAGAGGCCATGGCGCGGGCCGGCCACCGCGCCTCGACCACCGTCGGCGCCGCCACGCTCGCCGCCTTCCGCACCGGCCTCGGCCCCGACGCCGCGCCGCCGGCCGGCCACCATCAGGCCGCGACCGCCCCGCGCGGTTTCGGCCGGCCCGAAAGCCCCGGCGCTGCGGCCGGCCGGCCGTCCTCCTATGGCCGCGACCCGCTCCGCCCGTCCGGCGGGGTGTCGCGCGAAGCCTGGGACTGGCGCGTCTCGCCCTTCCGTCCCGATCCGATGGACCGCGCCCAGGATCCGGCGGACGGGGATCCGGGCCTTCCCGAGAGGGACCCCGCCCTGCACGAGCCGCAGGGCGGCGCGCCGCTGCCCGGCTTCGGCGAGGCGGCGCAGGCCGGCTTCGCGCCGGGCTTCGGCGTCTCGGCCGACATCCGGTCCGCCGACCCGGCGATCGATGCCGAGCGCGCCGCCCGCCCGCTCGGTGCGGCGCGGGCGCAGCTGCACGAGAACTACATCGTCGCCCAGACCCGCGACGGCTTCATCCTGGTCGACGCCCATGCGGCGCATGAGCGGCTGACCTACGAGCGGCTGAAGCGCCAGCGCGCCGAGACCGGCATCGCGCGCCAGATGCTCCTGGTGCCGGAGATCGTCGAGCTGCCCGAGGAGGATGCCGGCCGGCTCGCCGATCATGCCGCCGCGCTGGCCGAGGCCGGGCTGGTGATCGAGCCCTTCGGCCCGGTCGCGATCGCGGTGCGCGAGACGCCGGCCCTCTTCAAGCGCCTCGACATTGCCGGCCTCGTCCGCGACATCGCCGACGATCTCGCCGACCGCGACGCCTCGTCCCGGCTCGACGAGCGCATCAACCATATCCTGTCGACCATGGCCTGCCACGGCTCGGTGCGCACCGGCCGCCGCCTCCGCCCCGAGGAGATGGATGCGCTCCTGCGCGAGATGGAGGCGACCCCCAATTCCGGCCAGTGCAACCACGGCCGCCCGACCTGGGTCGAACTGAAGCTGACCGACATCGAGCGCCTGTTCGGGCGCAGCTGA
- a CDS encoding TIGR01459 family HAD-type hydrolase — translation MKDVHPPLVSGLSVLAPRYRAVLSDVWGVLHNGMTAFRPAHEALSAYRAAGGKVVLITNAPRPAGPIHQQLAGYGVPRHAYDDIVTSGDVTRDLLATRPERAVIHIGPDRDLTLYDGLPGRLADDAAGEIVSVTGLLDDDIESPDDYRDRLAALAARGLPMVCANPDIVVERGDKLVWCAGALARLYEEFGGEVIMLGKPFRPIYDAARARIETLCGPIETRDILAIGDGLPTDIRGADAQGFDVLFVTGGIHAADFGDPEAPDLALVAARLRSEGLGAAAVMPRLVW, via the coding sequence ATGAAAGACGTCCATCCGCCTCTGGTCTCCGGCCTGTCCGTGCTCGCGCCGCGCTACCGCGCCGTGCTGAGCGATGTCTGGGGGGTGCTGCATAACGGGATGACGGCGTTCCGTCCGGCCCACGAGGCGCTGTCGGCCTATCGCGCCGCCGGTGGCAAGGTCGTGCTGATCACCAATGCGCCGCGTCCGGCGGGGCCGATCCACCAGCAGCTCGCCGGCTACGGCGTGCCGCGCCACGCCTATGACGACATCGTCACCTCCGGCGACGTGACCCGCGACCTCCTGGCGACGCGCCCCGAGCGGGCCGTGATCCATATCGGTCCGGACCGCGACCTGACCCTCTATGACGGCCTGCCCGGCCGGCTCGCCGACGACGCGGCCGGCGAGATCGTCTCGGTCACCGGCCTCCTCGACGACGACATCGAGAGCCCGGACGACTATCGCGACCGCCTCGCCGCCCTGGCCGCCCGCGGGCTGCCGATGGTCTGCGCCAATCCGGACATCGTGGTCGAGCGCGGCGACAAACTGGTCTGGTGCGCCGGGGCGCTCGCCCGCCTCTACGAGGAGTTCGGCGGCGAGGTGATCATGCTCGGCAAGCCGTTCCGGCCGATCTACGACGCGGCGCGCGCCCGGATCGAGACCCTGTGCGGCCCCATTGAGACCCGCGACATCCTGGCCATCGGCGACGGCCTGCCGACCGACATCCGCGGCGCCGACGCCCAGGGCTTCGACGTGCTGTTCGTCACCGGCGGCATCCACGCCGCCGATTTCGGCGACCCTGAGGCCCCCGACCTGGCGCTGGTCGCCGCCCGCCTGCGCTCCGAGGGGCTCGGCGCCGCCGCCGTGATGCCGCGGCTGGTCTGGTAA
- the groES gene encoding co-chaperone GroES, with amino-acid sequence MATKTKFRPLHDRIVVKRIEAEQKTAGGIIIPDTAKEKPQEGEVVAVGPGARDESGKIVALDVKVGDKVLFGKWSGTEVRLDGQDLLIMKESDIMGVIA; translated from the coding sequence ATGGCCACCAAGACCAAGTTCCGCCCGCTGCACGACCGCATCGTCGTCAAGCGGATCGAAGCCGAGCAGAAGACCGCGGGCGGGATCATCATCCCGGATACCGCCAAGGAAAAGCCCCAGGAGGGCGAGGTGGTCGCCGTCGGCCCCGGCGCGCGCGACGAGAGCGGCAAGATCGTCGCCCTGGACGTGAAGGTCGGCGACAAGGTCCTCTTCGGCAAGTGGTCGGGCACCGAGGTCCGCCTCGACGGCCAGGACCTCCTGATCATGAAGGAAAGCGACATCATGGGTGTGATCGCCTGA
- a CDS encoding helix-turn-helix domain-containing protein produces MDTTVDDTGTRLARRIRLEREARGWSLADLAERAGVAKATISKIEREEASPTAVVLVRLARAFDLTLAGLLLRAEDGGGRLIRAADQPVWRDPETGYRRRQVFSRPDHPVEIVEVEMPAGGRVTLPSDSYARIRQALWVLSGRLVLTEGGTRHELEAGDCLGFGPPAEVTFANETDRPCLYVVALART; encoded by the coding sequence ATGGACACAACAGTAGACGACACCGGCACCCGTCTCGCCCGCCGCATCCGGCTGGAGCGGGAGGCGCGGGGGTGGTCGCTGGCGGATCTGGCCGAGCGGGCCGGGGTTGCCAAGGCGACGATCAGCAAGATCGAGCGCGAGGAGGCGAGCCCGACGGCGGTGGTGCTGGTGCGGCTGGCGCGGGCCTTCGACCTGACGCTGGCCGGGCTCCTGCTGCGCGCCGAGGATGGCGGCGGACGGCTGATCCGCGCGGCCGACCAGCCGGTCTGGCGCGATCCGGAGACCGGCTACCGGCGCCGGCAGGTCTTCTCGCGGCCGGACCATCCGGTCGAGATCGTCGAGGTCGAGATGCCGGCCGGCGGGCGGGTGACGCTGCCGTCGGACTCCTATGCCCGCATCCGGCAGGCGCTCTGGGTGCTGTCGGGCCGGCTGGTGCTGACCGAAGGCGGCACGCGCCACGAGTTGGAAGCCGGCGACTGCCTCGGCTTCGGCCCGCCGGCCGAGGTCACCTTCGCCAACGAAACCGACCGGCCCTGCCTTTATGTCGTCGCCCTCGCCCGGACCTGA
- a CDS encoding glycosyltransferase produces MEPRISIVPAASLAPELSVVVPTYNESQNVPVLVDLLSKALEGVAWEIIVVDDDSPDGTAGVVKAMAAKDTRVRCIRRVGRRGLAGACIEGMLSSSAPIVAVMDADLQHDEALLPQMLQAIRDGADLAVGSRYVGGGSSGEGLSSIRKWGSETATRLAKQALGVELSDPMSGFFMIRREKVEGVAGELSREGFKILLDIVSAIEEPMKIVELPFTFRSRHAGDSKLDSLVTAEYLGLLFSKISGGVLPVRFLMFAAVGASGVIAHIMALYFALDMLGYGFEWSQFFAVMTAMTWNYILNNQLTYRDRRLTGIRFFSGLLTFYLVCSIGTVANVGVASWIHGFHPVPWIAGLTGAVMGAVFNYAASSVLTWRSA; encoded by the coding sequence ATGGAGCCGCGCATTTCGATCGTGCCTGCCGCCTCGCTGGCACCGGAACTTTCGGTCGTGGTTCCGACCTATAACGAGAGCCAGAACGTTCCCGTCCTGGTCGACCTGCTGTCCAAGGCGCTCGAAGGGGTCGCCTGGGAGATCATCGTCGTCGATGACGACAGTCCGGACGGCACGGCGGGCGTGGTCAAGGCGATGGCCGCCAAGGACACGCGGGTGCGCTGCATCCGCCGCGTCGGCCGGCGCGGCCTGGCCGGGGCCTGCATCGAGGGCATGCTGTCCTCCTCCGCCCCGATCGTGGCGGTGATGGATGCCGACCTGCAGCATGACGAGGCCTTGCTGCCGCAGATGCTTCAGGCGATCCGCGACGGCGCTGACCTGGCCGTCGGCAGCCGCTATGTCGGCGGCGGCTCTTCGGGAGAGGGCCTGTCCTCGATCCGGAAATGGGGCAGCGAGACCGCGACGCGGCTCGCCAAGCAGGCGCTCGGCGTCGAACTGTCCGATCCGATGAGCGGCTTCTTCATGATCCGCCGCGAGAAGGTCGAGGGCGTCGCCGGCGAACTGTCGCGCGAGGGCTTCAAGATCCTGCTCGACATCGTCTCGGCGATCGAAGAGCCGATGAAGATCGTCGAGCTGCCCTTCACCTTCCGCAGCCGCCATGCGGGCGATTCCAAGCTCGACAGTCTGGTCACGGCCGAGTATCTGGGCCTGCTCTTCTCCAAGATTTCCGGCGGCGTGCTGCCGGTGCGCTTCCTGATGTTCGCCGCGGTCGGCGCCAGCGGCGTCATCGCGCATATCATGGCGCTCTATTTCGCGCTCGACATGCTCGGATACGGCTTCGAATGGAGCCAGTTCTTCGCCGTCATGACGGCGATGACCTGGAACTATATTCTCAACAACCAGCTGACCTATCGCGACCGGCGCCTGACCGGCATCCGCTTCTTCTCCGGCCTGCTGACCTTCTATCTGGTCTGCAGCATCGGCACGGTCGCCAATGTCGGCGTCGCCAGCTGGATCCACGGCTTCCACCCGGTCCCCTGGATCGCCGGCCTGACCGGCGCCGTGATGGGCGCGGTGTTCAACTACGCGGCCAGTTCCGTGCTGACCTGGCGCAGCGCCTGA
- a CDS encoding YunG family protein: MTFEDEMRVLTCLTEAWSAESSSQWSPHNPAAGQCGLTAALVHDRFGGRILKTRIGSSFHYYNEIAGRRIDFTESQFDEPPDPEDVAASRDEAAADGTPAQFAALSARFDAAWRCRTGTGSQP, encoded by the coding sequence ATGACCTTCGAGGATGAAATGCGCGTATTGACCTGCCTGACCGAGGCCTGGTCGGCGGAGAGTTCGTCGCAGTGGAGCCCGCACAATCCGGCGGCCGGCCAATGCGGCCTGACGGCGGCCTTGGTCCACGACCGCTTCGGCGGCCGCATCCTGAAGACCCGGATCGGGTCCAGCTTCCACTATTACAACGAGATCGCGGGGCGCCGGATCGACTTCACCGAATCCCAGTTCGATGAGCCGCCGGACCCCGAAGATGTCGCCGCCAGCCGCGACGAGGCCGCCGCCGACGGCACGCCGGCGCAATTCGCCGCGCTGTCGGCACGCTTCGACGCCGCCTGGCGGTGCCGCACGGGAACCGGATCGCAACCGTGA
- the hisS gene encoding histidine--tRNA ligase, whose product MTGGDRLKARLPRGFVDRMPDEIRAVDAMLAKIRETYELYGFEPVETPLVEYTDALGKFLPDQDRPNEGVFSVQDDDEQWLSLRYDLTAPLARYVAENYEKLPKPYRSYRAGWVFRNEKPGPGRFRQFMQFDADTVGAPSVAADAEICMMAADTLENLGIARGDYVVKVNNRKVLDGVLEVIGLAGDDAAHRRLTALRAIDKLDRLGAEGVRYLLGDGRKDESGDFTPGAKLTPEAIDTVLAFVGAGAATTEATLDTLRRVVGSSARGSEGVEELAEIGRLVAAAGYDDGRVRIDPSVVRGLEYYTGPVYEAELTFEIVNDDGQTVRFGSVAGGGRYDGLVSRFIGEPVPATGFSIGVSRLTAALKSRGLIGGQTAPGPVVVLVMDRSETARYQAIVARLRAAGIRAELYLGGSGMKAQMKYADRRRAPCVVIQGSDERDRGVVQVKDLIEGKRLSGTITDNKEWRESRPAQFEVSEAPEALVPAILALLQGEKG is encoded by the coding sequence ATGACAGGCGGCGACAGGCTCAAGGCGCGGCTCCCGCGCGGTTTCGTCGACCGTATGCCCGACGAGATCCGCGCCGTCGATGCGATGCTGGCGAAGATCCGCGAGACCTACGAACTCTACGGCTTCGAGCCCGTCGAGACGCCGCTGGTCGAATATACCGACGCGCTCGGCAAGTTCCTGCCCGACCAGGACCGCCCCAACGAGGGCGTCTTCTCGGTCCAGGACGACGACGAGCAGTGGCTGAGCCTGCGCTACGACCTGACCGCGCCGCTCGCCCGCTATGTCGCGGAAAACTACGAGAAGCTGCCGAAGCCCTATCGCAGCTATCGCGCCGGCTGGGTGTTCCGCAACGAGAAGCCCGGCCCCGGCCGCTTCCGGCAGTTCATGCAGTTCGACGCCGACACGGTCGGCGCGCCCTCGGTCGCCGCCGATGCCGAAATCTGCATGATGGCCGCCGACACGCTGGAAAATCTCGGCATCGCCCGCGGCGACTATGTCGTCAAGGTCAACAACCGCAAGGTTCTCGACGGCGTGCTCGAGGTGATCGGGCTGGCCGGGGACGACGCCGCGCATCGCCGGCTGACCGCGCTGCGCGCCATCGACAAGCTCGACCGGCTCGGCGCCGAGGGCGTGCGCTATCTGCTCGGCGACGGCCGCAAGGACGAATCCGGCGACTTCACCCCCGGCGCCAAGCTGACGCCGGAGGCGATCGACACGGTGCTGGCCTTCGTCGGCGCCGGCGCGGCGACGACCGAGGCGACGCTCGACACGCTCCGCCGCGTGGTCGGCTCCAGCGCGCGCGGCTCCGAGGGCGTCGAGGAACTGGCCGAAATCGGCCGTCTCGTCGCCGCCGCCGGCTACGATGACGGCCGGGTCCGCATCGACCCTTCCGTGGTGCGCGGGCTCGAATACTATACCGGCCCGGTCTACGAGGCCGAACTGACCTTCGAAATCGTCAACGACGACGGCCAGACCGTCCGCTTCGGCTCTGTCGCCGGCGGCGGGCGTTATGACGGCCTCGTATCGCGCTTCATCGGCGAGCCGGTGCCGGCGACCGGCTTCTCGATCGGCGTCTCGCGGCTGACCGCCGCGCTGAAGAGCCGCGGCCTGATCGGCGGCCAGACCGCGCCGGGCCCGGTCGTCGTGCTGGTCATGGACCGCAGCGAGACCGCCCGCTATCAGGCGATCGTGGCGCGCCTGCGCGCCGCCGGCATCCGCGCCGAACTCTATCTCGGCGGCTCCGGCATGAAGGCGCAGATGAAATATGCCGACCGCCGCCGCGCGCCCTGCGTGGTCATCCAGGGATCGGACGAACGCGACCGCGGCGTCGTGCAGGTCAAGGATCTGATCGAGGGCAAGCGCCTGTCCGGCACGATCACCGACAACAAGGAATGGCGCGAAAGCCGTCCGGCGCAGTTCGAGGTGTCGGAGGCGCCCGAGGCACTGGTGCCGGCCATCCTGGCCCTGCTCCAGGGCGAGAAAGGCTGA
- a CDS encoding GNAT family N-acetyltransferase: protein MPTPLPSPMPVDEARSAIAIRPLDATPETVAALADLLIETVARGGSVSFMHPLARADAEAFWSGSLAAAGRGERVVFGAFVGDRLAGTVTLLLDCPPNQPHRGEIAKMMTAVAHRRRGIGRALLDAAEQVAVARGRTLLVLDTATDEGAAWLYEKAGFHFAGEIPDYALKPHGGLTGTRIYWKRIGAAA from the coding sequence ATGCCCACGCCCCTCCCCTCGCCCATGCCCGTCGATGAAGCCCGCAGCGCCATCGCGATCCGCCCGCTCGATGCCACGCCCGAGACCGTCGCGGCACTGGCCGATCTCCTGATCGAGACCGTCGCCCGTGGCGGCTCGGTCAGCTTCATGCATCCGCTGGCGCGGGCCGATGCGGAAGCTTTCTGGTCGGGCTCGCTCGCCGCGGCCGGGCGGGGCGAGCGGGTCGTGTTCGGCGCCTTCGTGGGCGACCGGCTCGCCGGCACCGTGACGCTCCTGCTCGACTGCCCGCCCAACCAACCGCATCGCGGCGAGATCGCCAAGATGATGACCGCCGTCGCCCACCGCCGCCGCGGCATCGGCCGCGCCCTGCTCGACGCGGCCGAGCAGGTCGCCGTGGCGCGCGGGCGCACGCTCCTGGTGCTCGACACCGCCACCGACGAGGGCGCCGCCTGGCTCTACGAGAAGGCCGGCTTCCACTTCGCCGGCGAGATCCCCGACTACGCCCTGAAGCCCCATGGCGGCCTGACCGGCACGCGGATCTATTGGAAGCGGATCGGCGCGGCGGCCTGA
- a CDS encoding MarR family winged helix-turn-helix transcriptional regulator yields MPSRDQDRSDAGAALTELILDLFRLSNRMLASGDRLVAGLGLTSARWQVLGSIVATERPQPVAWIARDMGANRQNVQRIVNDLESEGLVEFQANPHHRRAHLVVLTARGRDIFEAAMRLQAPWINRLSEGLSVEEIQTTHGVVAALERKLGLDAKD; encoded by the coding sequence ATGCCATCGCGCGACCAGGACCGCTCCGACGCCGGTGCCGCCTTGACGGAACTCATTCTCGACCTGTTCCGGCTCAGCAACCGGATGCTCGCCTCCGGCGATCGGCTCGTGGCCGGGCTTGGCCTGACCAGTGCCCGCTGGCAGGTGTTGGGTTCCATCGTCGCGACCGAACGCCCGCAGCCGGTCGCCTGGATCGCCCGCGACATGGGCGCCAACCGCCAGAATGTGCAGCGGATCGTCAACGATCTGGAATCCGAGGGGCTGGTCGAATTCCAGGCCAATCCCCATCACCGCCGCGCCCATCTGGTCGTGCTGACGGCCCGGGGCAGGGACATTTTCGAGGCCGCGATGCGCTTGCAGGCCCCGTGGATCAACCGGCTCTCCGAGGGCCTTTCGGTGGAGGAGATCCAGACGACCCATGGGGTGGTGGCTGCCCTTGAACGGAAACTGGGTTTGGACGCGAAGGACTGA
- the groL gene encoding chaperonin GroEL (60 kDa chaperone family; promotes refolding of misfolded polypeptides especially under stressful conditions; forms two stacked rings of heptamers to form a barrel-shaped 14mer; ends can be capped by GroES; misfolded proteins enter the barrel where they are refolded when GroES binds), translating into MAAKDVKFGGDARDRMLRGVDILANAVKVTLGPKGRNVVIEKSFGAPRITKDGVTVAKEIELEDKFENMGAQMVREVASKTNDLAGDGTTTATVLAQSIVKEGAKAVAAGMNPMDLKRGVDLAVAEAIKDLQKRAKKIKTSAEVAQVGTISANGEKAIGEMIAEAMQKVGNEGVITVEEAKSLETELDVVEGMQFDRGYLSPYFITNADKMIAELEDPYILIHEKKLSSLQAMLPILEAVVQSGKPLLIIAEDIEGEALATLVVNKLRGGLKVAAVKAPGFGDRRKAMLEDIAILTSGQVISEDLGIKLENVGVEFLGRAKKVTIAKENTTIVDGAGKKKEIEARVSQIKAQIEETTSDYDREKLQERLAKLAGGVAVIRVGGATEVEVKERKDRVDDALNATRAAVEEGIVPGGGVALLRAKAAVAKVKSDVADVQAGINIVMKALEAPIRQIAENAGVEGSIVVGKLLESKSATAGFDAQSETYVDMVEAGIIDPAKVVRTALQDAASVAGLLITTEAMVAELPKDKPAMPAGGGGGMGGMDF; encoded by the coding sequence ATGGCTGCCAAGGACGTGAAGTTCGGTGGCGACGCGCGCGACCGGATGCTGCGCGGCGTCGACATCCTCGCCAATGCCGTCAAGGTGACGCTCGGCCCGAAGGGCCGCAACGTGGTCATCGAGAAGTCGTTCGGCGCGCCGCGCATCACCAAGGACGGCGTCACCGTCGCCAAGGAGATCGAGCTCGAGGACAAGTTCGAGAACATGGGCGCCCAGATGGTGCGCGAAGTGGCCTCGAAGACCAACGACCTCGCCGGTGACGGCACCACCACCGCCACGGTGCTGGCCCAGTCGATCGTCAAGGAAGGCGCCAAGGCGGTGGCCGCCGGCATGAACCCGATGGACCTGAAGCGCGGCGTCGATCTCGCCGTCGCCGAGGCCATCAAGGACCTGCAGAAGCGCGCCAAGAAGATCAAGACCTCGGCCGAAGTCGCCCAGGTCGGCACCATCTCGGCCAATGGCGAGAAGGCCATCGGCGAGATGATCGCCGAGGCGATGCAGAAGGTCGGCAACGAGGGCGTGATCACGGTCGAGGAGGCCAAGAGCCTCGAGACCGAGCTCGACGTGGTCGAGGGCATGCAGTTCGACCGCGGCTACCTGTCGCCCTACTTCATCACCAACGCCGACAAGATGATTGCCGAGTTGGAAGACCCCTACATTCTCATCCATGAGAAGAAGCTGTCCTCGCTGCAGGCCATGCTGCCGATCCTCGAAGCGGTCGTGCAGTCGGGCAAGCCGCTGCTGATCATCGCAGAGGACATCGAGGGCGAGGCGCTCGCCACCCTCGTGGTCAACAAGCTGCGCGGCGGCCTCAAGGTCGCGGCCGTCAAGGCGCCGGGCTTCGGCGATCGCCGCAAGGCCATGCTCGAGGACATCGCCATCCTGACCTCCGGCCAGGTGATCTCCGAGGATCTCGGCATCAAGCTCGAGAATGTCGGCGTCGAGTTCCTCGGCCGCGCCAAGAAGGTCACGATCGCCAAGGAAAACACCACGATCGTCGACGGCGCCGGCAAGAAGAAGGAAATCGAGGCTCGCGTCTCGCAGATCAAGGCGCAGATCGAGGAGACCACCTCGGACTACGACCGCGAGAAGCTGCAGGAGCGTCTGGCCAAGCTCGCCGGCGGCGTCGCGGTGATCCGCGTCGGCGGCGCGACCGAGGTCGAGGTCAAGGAGCGCAAGGATCGCGTCGATGACGCGCTCAACGCCACCCGCGCCGCGGTCGAGGAAGGCATCGTCCCGGGCGGCGGCGTCGCCCTGCTGCGCGCCAAGGCGGCCGTCGCCAAGGTCAAGTCCGACGTGGCCGACGTGCAGGCCGGCATCAACATTGTGATGAAGGCTCTCGAAGCCCCGATCCGCCAGATCGCCGAGAATGCCGGCGTGGAAGGCTCGATCGTGGTCGGCAAGCTGCTCGAGTCCAAGAGCGCCACGGCCGGCTTCGACGCCCAGAGCGAGACCTATGTCGACATGGTCGAGGCGGGCATCATCGACCCAGCCAAGGTCGTGCGCACCGCCCTGCAGGACGCGGCCTCGGTCGCCGGCCTGCTGATCACCACCGAAGCCATGGTCGCGGAGCTCCCCAAGGACAAGCCCGCGATGCCGGCCGGCGGTGGCGGCGGCATGGGCGGCATGGACTTCTGA
- a CDS encoding antibiotic biosynthesis monooxygenase family protein, producing MLAFRPLDPACPIQDQLPLETGPVVLVNLFTLDRADEPAFLAIWAEDAAVMKALPGFISTQLHRALGDSPTYLNYAVWESNAHFRAAFGNPEFQAKLAAYPSSCIASPHLFEKVAVPGVCVA from the coding sequence ATGCTCGCATTCCGTCCTCTGGATCCGGCCTGTCCCATTCAAGACCAGCTTCCGCTCGAAACCGGACCGGTTGTCCTGGTCAACCTGTTCACGCTCGACAGGGCGGACGAACCGGCCTTCCTGGCCATCTGGGCGGAGGATGCGGCGGTCATGAAGGCCCTGCCGGGCTTCATCTCGACCCAGTTGCATCGCGCCCTCGGCGACAGTCCGACCTATCTCAACTATGCGGTCTGGGAGTCCAACGCCCATTTCAGGGCCGCGTTCGGCAATCCCGAATTCCAGGCCAAGCTCGCCGCCTATCCGTCGTCCTGCATCGCATCGCCGCATCTTTTCGAAAAGGTCGCCGTACCGGGCGTCTGCGTCGCGTGA